The proteins below come from a single Deinococcus multiflagellatus genomic window:
- a CDS encoding cation diffusion facilitator family transporter has protein sequence MSDHGHSHGAAANARQLTLALLLTGSFLVVEVIYGLLSGSLALLSDAGHMLTDVMALALSLFALKIGQRTADRRRTFGYRRAEILAATVNAAALFAIGLYILVEAYGRLQAPVEVQTTPMLIVATLGLVVNLISARLLVQGSGDSLNMKSAYLEVMGDLLGSVAVIVGALLIRFTGQTWIDPVLGALIGLWVLPRTWQLLKASVNVLMEGVPDGLDLSALRSELAALPGVTDVHDLHVWSVSSGEHSLTAHLVSPAPPADLHARISEVASRHGIEHVTVQLEVPGAHRTANTHLHP, from the coding sequence ATGAGTGACCACGGCCACAGCCACGGCGCCGCTGCCAATGCCCGCCAGCTCACGCTGGCGCTGCTCCTGACCGGCAGTTTCCTGGTCGTTGAGGTCATCTATGGCCTGCTCTCCGGCAGCCTGGCCCTGCTCTCAGATGCAGGCCACATGCTCACCGACGTGATGGCCCTGGCGCTGTCGCTGTTCGCGCTGAAGATCGGCCAGCGGACCGCTGATCGCCGCCGCACCTTCGGGTACCGCCGCGCGGAGATTCTGGCGGCCACGGTGAATGCGGCGGCCCTGTTCGCCATCGGGCTGTACATTCTCGTCGAGGCGTATGGACGGCTGCAGGCCCCGGTCGAGGTGCAGACCACCCCGATGCTGATCGTGGCCACCCTGGGGCTTGTGGTCAACCTCATCAGTGCGCGCCTGCTGGTGCAGGGCAGTGGGGACAGCCTGAACATGAAGTCGGCCTACCTGGAAGTCATGGGTGACCTGCTGGGGTCAGTGGCCGTCATTGTGGGCGCGCTCCTGATCCGCTTCACCGGCCAGACCTGGATTGATCCGGTGCTCGGGGCGTTGATCGGCCTGTGGGTGTTGCCGAGAACCTGGCAGCTGCTCAAGGCGAGCGTGAATGTCCTGATGGAAGGGGTGCCGGACGGTCTGGACCTCAGCGCGCTGCGATCTGAACTCGCCGCCCTGCCAGGCGTGACGGACGTACACGACCTGCATGTGTGGAGCGTCAGCAGCGGCGAGCACAGCCTCACGGCGCATCTGGTCAGTCCGGCCCCACCTGCCGACCTGCACGCCCGGATCAGCGAAGTGGCCAGCCGGCACGGCATTGAGCACGTCACGGTGCAGCTTGAGGTGCCCGGGGCCCACCGCACGGCCAACACCCATCTTCACCCTTAA
- a CDS encoding SCO family protein has translation MTSDSLPLAQAPRSWQRSLTLALLAVAALLSLALLYTRLRNPQALLGTAYPPGTAAPPLAGTGDDGRPLALADFKGKTVAVFFGFLNCPNICPTTLAALERVRQTLPERQRTDFVSLLVTVDPGRDTPAELRSYVRYFSPDARGLVIPKTPLRQAAAAWGVGFEYSNVTAPDRYDVNHTTGVYLVDKEGNRRVVWDYTQLNLTDRIAADVRTVMQ, from the coding sequence ATGACGTCTGACTCCCTGCCCCTCGCACAGGCCCCCCGGTCCTGGCAGCGCTCGCTGACCCTGGCGCTGCTGGCGGTGGCGGCCCTGCTGTCCCTGGCGCTGCTGTACACCCGGCTGCGCAACCCGCAGGCCCTCCTCGGTACGGCCTATCCGCCCGGCACCGCGGCCCCGCCCCTGGCCGGGACCGGTGACGACGGTCGTCCCCTGGCCCTGGCTGATTTCAAAGGCAAAACGGTGGCCGTCTTTTTCGGCTTCCTGAACTGCCCAAATATCTGCCCCACCACCCTGGCGGCCCTGGAACGGGTGCGGCAGACACTCCCAGAGCGGCAGCGCACAGATTTTGTGAGTTTGCTCGTTACGGTTGATCCTGGGCGGGACACGCCAGCGGAACTGCGCTCATACGTCCGCTACTTCAGCCCAGACGCCCGCGGTCTGGTGATCCCCAAAACGCCGCTGCGCCAGGCGGCAGCCGCCTGGGGCGTCGGGTTTGAGTATTCGAATGTCACGGCGCCCGACCGCTACGACGTGAATCACACGACCGGTGTCTATCTGGTTGACAAAGAGGGCAACCGGCGAGTGGTGTGGGATTACACGCAGCTCAACCTCACGGACCGGATTGCGGCGGACGTGCGGACGGTGATGCAGTGA
- a CDS encoding ArsR/SmtB family transcription factor: MRTASQDDVCEVTCLHPEAVQLARTHQPEDVCIEDAAAFLKLMADPTRLKILSALKTTELCVCDLAAVVGISESAVSHQLRLLRTGRIVTFRKEGRIAYYRLLDHHVTTTIRNALDHATE; encoded by the coding sequence ATGAGAACCGCCTCTCAAGACGACGTGTGCGAAGTGACCTGTCTGCATCCGGAGGCCGTCCAACTGGCGCGCACCCACCAACCGGAGGACGTCTGCATTGAGGACGCAGCCGCCTTTTTGAAACTGATGGCGGACCCCACCCGGCTCAAGATTCTGAGTGCGCTGAAGACGACTGAGCTGTGCGTGTGTGATCTGGCAGCGGTGGTGGGCATCAGCGAGAGTGCCGTTAGTCATCAGCTGCGCCTCCTGCGCACCGGCCGCATCGTCACGTTCCGCAAGGAAGGCCGCATTGCCTATTACCGGCTCCTCGATCACCATGTCACGACCACCATCCGTAATGCCCTGGATCACGCGACCGAGTAA
- a CDS encoding CopD family protein has product MAVWLGGVLTLVAWPDGRLAALTRFAPVATACVLVLAVTGIVATWEHAGGVPTLDSRYGRLLLLKLVFVGVTLGVAGLLRRRLARQGRVDALLSLEVALLSLILAVTASLSVTPTPTHGSVPFGPLLT; this is encoded by the coding sequence ATGGCCGTCTGGCTTGGCGGCGTGCTGACGTTGGTGGCCTGGCCGGACGGCCGTCTGGCAGCCCTGACCCGCTTTGCACCGGTGGCCACGGCCTGTGTGCTGGTGCTGGCCGTGACGGGCATAGTGGCCACCTGGGAACATGCTGGCGGCGTGCCCACGCTGGACAGCCGTTACGGCCGGCTGCTGCTGCTGAAACTGGTGTTCGTTGGCGTGACGCTGGGGGTGGCGGGCCTGCTCCGGCGACGCCTGGCGCGTCAGGGCCGCGTGGACGCCCTGCTGTCACTGGAAGTGGCGCTGTTGAGCCTCATCCTGGCGGTCACCGCCAGTCTGTCCGTCACGCCGACGCCCACCCACGGAAGCGTCCCCTTCGGCCCCCTGTTGACCTGA
- a CDS encoding bifunctional metallophosphatase/5'-nucleotidase — MTRFSLALLTTALLSSAYAAPLTVTVLHTDDLHGRLEPTKIGDNLYGGYARQATLVKQFSAQDPNPLVLSGGDTFQGTLFYNVYKGLADVLFMNLMGYDAMAVGNHEFDDGPEALAKFAERATFPLLAANLDVTAEPLLKDRIRPYAVMTVGGQQVGVIGAVTPDLPQISSPGPNVKMLELMASLRNSVSALQAQGVNKIFLVSHLGYTLEQEVARTVSGIDVIVGGHSHTLLGTFTNKDFPASEGPYPTILPNPDGNRTLLVAAWEWGKVLGRLKVTFNDSGAVESWEGNPVPVTADIAEDPTAKRMVETLTVPIANLRQRVIGQTTRGLNGNREIVRRRESTMANVLADAALAAAQNAGAQLAFVNGGGVRASINAGPITFDEAITVQPFGNTLTVLTLTGTQIKAALEHGVATWSENKGQFLHVSRGVSYTFDLGRPAGSRVTAVTLNGQPLVDAQAYKVAMNNFTAGGGDGFTMFQGAPRLDTGTLDVDILVRYLQGQPAVDAEPEGRIVILNEPK, encoded by the coding sequence ATGACCCGCTTCTCACTGGCCCTGTTGACCACAGCCCTCCTGAGCAGCGCCTACGCCGCGCCGCTGACGGTGACCGTGCTGCACACCGACGACCTGCACGGGCGCCTGGAGCCCACCAAGATCGGCGACAACCTGTACGGCGGTTACGCCCGGCAGGCCACACTGGTGAAGCAGTTCAGCGCACAGGACCCAAACCCCCTGGTCCTGTCGGGCGGCGACACCTTCCAGGGCACACTGTTCTACAACGTGTACAAGGGTCTGGCCGACGTTCTGTTCATGAACCTGATGGGCTACGACGCCATGGCGGTGGGCAACCATGAGTTCGACGATGGTCCAGAGGCGCTGGCCAAGTTCGCGGAGCGGGCCACCTTTCCGCTGCTGGCCGCGAACCTGGACGTCACGGCCGAGCCCCTGCTCAAAGACCGGATTAGACCCTATGCCGTGATGACCGTCGGCGGGCAGCAGGTGGGCGTGATCGGCGCCGTGACGCCGGACCTGCCGCAGATCAGTTCGCCTGGCCCGAACGTGAAAATGCTCGAATTGATGGCGAGCCTGCGCAACAGTGTCAGCGCACTGCAGGCCCAGGGCGTCAACAAGATCTTTCTGGTCTCGCACCTGGGGTACACCCTGGAGCAGGAGGTGGCGCGGACCGTCTCCGGCATTGACGTGATTGTTGGTGGGCACTCGCACACCCTGCTGGGCACCTTCACCAACAAGGACTTCCCGGCCAGCGAGGGGCCGTACCCAACCATTCTGCCGAACCCGGACGGCAACCGGACCCTGCTGGTGGCAGCGTGGGAGTGGGGCAAAGTGCTGGGGCGCCTGAAAGTGACCTTCAATGACAGCGGTGCGGTCGAAAGCTGGGAGGGGAACCCCGTGCCCGTCACCGCTGACATCGCTGAAGACCCCACCGCCAAGCGCATGGTGGAGACGCTGACCGTGCCGATTGCGAACCTGCGCCAACGGGTGATCGGGCAAACCACGCGCGGCCTGAACGGCAACCGGGAGATCGTGCGCCGGCGCGAGAGCACCATGGCGAACGTGCTGGCCGACGCCGCGCTGGCCGCCGCGCAGAATGCTGGCGCACAACTCGCGTTCGTGAATGGCGGTGGCGTGCGGGCCAGCATCAACGCTGGCCCGATTACCTTTGACGAGGCCATCACGGTGCAGCCATTCGGCAACACCCTGACGGTTCTGACCCTGACGGGGACCCAGATCAAGGCGGCACTGGAACACGGCGTGGCCACCTGGAGTGAGAACAAGGGGCAGTTCCTGCATGTCAGCCGCGGCGTGAGTTACACCTTTGACCTGGGGCGCCCAGCGGGCAGCCGCGTGACGGCCGTGACCTTGAACGGCCAGCCGCTCGTCGACGCCCAAGCCTACAAGGTGGCCATGAACAACTTCACGGCGGGTGGAGGGGACGGGTTCACGATGTTTCAGGGTGCGCCCCGCCTGGACACGGGGACGCTGGACGTGGACATCCTGGTGCGTTACCTGCAGGGGCAGCCTGCGGTGGACGCTGAGCCAGAAGGCCGTATCGTGATTCTCAACGAGCCCAAGTGA
- a CDS encoding tetratricopeptide repeat protein, with product MTQLPRQEDRRVLPRWRETATAVQLGEANSLNAAPPKEAQRVRAQASVRLLELQTAFALHPSVGRAAELTGAATLLRQVEGAQAAAAFLLRHPHDTTARVLQAARHILGQPLAGLRSLPTANLDELAPDDMHSEVRRLRANLNAFGRDPLAHVDLARMYAALGATRKAERHLRVAVGLAPHHRLVLRAAVRFYVHVQAPDEAVDLLRRQPRTPHDPWLMAAEISAAMVAGLVPRSIKRAREVLDRREFRPHHISELAAALGTLELQDAKPKTVRRRLQQALEQPTENALAQVQWAAPQVRLDLDERQWPDVPRNFEAAGWASYEAQQFQAARAAYLAWFQDEPFSAEPAILAGYLSHLLDPTPSRAIDLTRMALAASPDEDLLLNNMAFYLAEAGQLDLAQQYLARTQPLPPDTELGLTLSATQGLIAFRRGNEELGRARYEQAIAAARARSLWEYETLATLYYSRELARIQDPSAPERLMRARLMAEKIAEPGLVLTAQRAMADVLAFSEA from the coding sequence GTGACCCAGTTGCCGCGGCAGGAAGACCGGCGCGTCCTTCCGCGCTGGCGGGAGACCGCCACCGCCGTCCAGCTGGGCGAAGCCAACAGCCTGAACGCTGCGCCGCCCAAGGAAGCGCAGCGTGTCCGGGCGCAGGCCAGCGTCCGCCTGTTGGAGTTACAGACGGCATTTGCCCTACACCCTTCCGTGGGGCGGGCCGCTGAACTCACCGGCGCGGCCACCCTCCTGCGCCAGGTTGAGGGCGCGCAGGCCGCCGCCGCCTTTTTGCTGCGCCACCCTCACGACACCACAGCGCGGGTCTTGCAGGCCGCCCGGCACATCCTGGGCCAGCCGTTGGCCGGGTTGCGTTCCCTCCCCACAGCCAACCTGGATGAACTGGCCCCAGACGACATGCACAGTGAAGTGCGCCGGCTGCGCGCGAACCTGAACGCGTTTGGCCGCGACCCACTGGCCCACGTGGACCTGGCCCGCATGTACGCCGCCCTGGGCGCGACCCGCAAGGCCGAGCGGCACCTGCGGGTCGCCGTGGGCCTGGCGCCGCACCACCGGCTGGTGCTCCGGGCGGCCGTGCGGTTTTACGTGCACGTTCAGGCGCCAGACGAAGCGGTTGATCTGCTCCGGCGTCAACCTCGTACCCCCCACGACCCCTGGCTGATGGCCGCCGAGATCAGCGCTGCCATGGTGGCGGGCCTGGTGCCCCGAAGCATCAAACGGGCGCGCGAAGTGCTGGACCGCCGGGAATTTCGGCCCCACCACATCAGTGAGCTGGCCGCGGCCCTCGGCACCCTGGAACTCCAGGACGCCAAACCCAAAACCGTGCGGCGGCGGCTCCAACAAGCGCTGGAGCAACCCACCGAGAACGCCCTGGCGCAGGTGCAGTGGGCGGCCCCTCAAGTGCGTCTGGACCTGGATGAGCGCCAGTGGCCCGACGTGCCGCGCAACTTTGAGGCGGCCGGATGGGCCAGCTATGAAGCCCAGCAGTTTCAGGCGGCGCGCGCCGCTTACCTCGCATGGTTCCAGGATGAACCGTTTTCCGCAGAACCCGCGATCCTGGCGGGGTATCTCTCGCACCTGCTTGATCCCACCCCCAGCCGGGCCATTGACCTCACGCGCATGGCGCTGGCCGCCTCCCCGGACGAGGACCTGCTGCTGAACAACATGGCCTTCTACCTCGCTGAAGCCGGGCAGCTCGACCTGGCCCAGCAGTACCTCGCGCGGACCCAGCCGCTGCCCCCTGACACGGAACTGGGCCTCACGCTCAGCGCCACCCAGGGCCTGATCGCATTTCGCCGTGGCAACGAAGAACTGGGGCGCGCGCGCTATGAACAGGCCATCGCGGCGGCGCGCGCCCGGTCGCTGTGGGAATACGAAACGCTCGCCACGCTGTACTACAGCCGGGAACTGGCCCGCATTCAGGATCCATCTGCCCCGGAACGGCTGATGCGGGCGCGCCTCATGGCAGAAAAGATTGCGGAGCCTGGGCTGGTGCTGACCGCTCAGCGCGCCATGGCCGACGTGCTGGCCTTCAGTGAGGCGTAA
- a CDS encoding protein kinase domain-containing protein: MAHPPPRAPHTHPAHFLAGLTLASGWDVLTPLGTAAPVHEGQHSVGYFVRHRDGREGFLKAIDLSDVYQAPNVMLELQLVSAQFNFEVKLLDICRDLRMHRVVRAMDHGEERLPGSIVPVPYIVFDRAAGDIRDHLAMTTIDSVWLLHCVHHVTVGLQQLHGARYAHNDLKPANVLVFPGDGWKIGDLGRAVDARGTSPHHEHLFSGTMEYAPPEVLYFAPSTEVWRERKWADLYMLGGLVTFLFTHQHFNTYLYAELDEPLQPIIFCGEWEGSFADLVPHLLSAFGRAMQAVERDLLARVGPELTPDLARCIRELCFPEPARRGHPSNVGTLDPTGVQRYVSLFDRLRQRALLAQRRAR; this comes from the coding sequence ATGGCCCACCCCCCGCCACGCGCGCCACACACCCACCCCGCCCACTTCCTGGCCGGCCTGACCCTGGCCAGCGGCTGGGACGTGCTGACGCCTCTGGGCACCGCGGCGCCCGTTCATGAAGGGCAGCATTCGGTCGGCTACTTCGTGCGGCACCGCGACGGGCGCGAAGGGTTCCTGAAAGCCATTGACCTGTCTGACGTCTACCAGGCCCCCAACGTCATGCTCGAGCTGCAACTCGTGTCCGCGCAGTTCAATTTCGAAGTCAAACTGCTCGACATTTGCCGGGACCTGCGCATGCACCGCGTCGTGCGGGCGATGGATCACGGCGAGGAGCGGCTGCCTGGCAGCATCGTCCCGGTGCCCTACATCGTGTTTGACCGCGCGGCCGGGGACATCCGCGACCACTTGGCCATGACGACCATCGATTCGGTCTGGCTGCTGCACTGCGTTCACCACGTCACGGTGGGGCTGCAGCAGTTGCACGGGGCCCGGTACGCCCACAATGACCTGAAACCCGCCAACGTCCTGGTGTTTCCCGGGGACGGCTGGAAGATTGGCGACCTGGGCCGGGCCGTGGACGCCCGCGGCACCTCCCCCCACCACGAGCATCTGTTCTCCGGCACCATGGAGTACGCCCCGCCCGAAGTGCTGTATTTCGCGCCGTCCACCGAAGTCTGGCGGGAGCGCAAATGGGCTGACCTCTACATGCTGGGCGGGCTGGTCACCTTCCTGTTTACCCATCAGCACTTCAATACGTATTTGTACGCTGAGCTGGACGAGCCCCTTCAGCCCATCATCTTCTGCGGGGAGTGGGAAGGCAGCTTTGCGGATCTGGTGCCGCACCTGCTGAGCGCCTTTGGCCGGGCGATGCAGGCGGTCGAGCGTGATCTGCTGGCCCGGGTCGGGCCGGAGCTGACTCCCGACCTGGCCCGCTGTATCCGGGAACTCTGCTTTCCAGAGCCTGCCCGGCGCGGGCACCCGAGCAACGTCGGCACCCTTGACCCCACGGGCGTGCAGCGGTACGTGAGTCTGTTTGACCGGCTGCGGCAGCGGGCCCTGCTGGCCCAGCGGCGTGCGCGGTGA
- a CDS encoding YibE/F family protein, with protein sequence MPRTQRPARHWWLPVLLALPLLLSGCVQGPPSPKPIGAYLRGTYEQPYGGDEVLVTLATGELVNAVSYADGPTYTRGQPVIVWNTGDKYVLHDPVRFPYLAWLLAAVMVIAVAVARGKGLRAILSSALTLLALWTLILPVLLSGQSSALLTLPALAFVLALCVYLVHGWNWKSHAALTALFTTTTAGYFFTVWITHLTFLSGTADRSAVVAQNSYGLDALSLYVVGVVLSALGAMNDITVTQASVVETVADSHPSLPFRRLYALGMQVGGDHVGSMVTVLVLGYAAGALPLTLLLRANQSTPLWVTLNGEAMFAELTGLLIALIMMLLAVPLSTALAAWWLGQRHHKRQRLLEGAQNN encoded by the coding sequence ATGCCTCGGACCCAACGCCCGGCCCGCCACTGGTGGCTCCCTGTCCTGCTCGCGCTGCCCCTGCTGCTTTCCGGCTGCGTTCAGGGTCCCCCCTCGCCCAAGCCGATCGGCGCGTACCTGCGTGGCACGTACGAGCAGCCGTACGGCGGGGATGAGGTGCTGGTGACCTTGGCCACCGGCGAGCTGGTCAATGCCGTCTCGTACGCGGACGGCCCCACCTACACGCGCGGCCAGCCGGTCATCGTCTGGAACACCGGCGACAAATACGTCCTCCATGACCCCGTCCGTTTCCCGTATCTCGCCTGGCTGCTCGCGGCCGTCATGGTGATCGCCGTGGCCGTCGCCCGTGGGAAAGGGCTGCGCGCGATCCTGAGCAGCGCCCTGACCCTGCTGGCCCTCTGGACGCTCATCCTGCCTGTCCTGTTGTCCGGCCAGAGCAGCGCCCTCCTGACCCTCCCCGCCCTGGCGTTCGTGCTCGCCCTCTGCGTGTACCTCGTGCACGGCTGGAACTGGAAAAGCCACGCCGCGTTGACGGCCCTCTTCACCACCACCACCGCTGGCTACTTCTTCACCGTCTGGATCACGCACCTGACCTTCCTCAGCGGCACCGCCGACCGGTCGGCGGTCGTCGCGCAGAACTCGTACGGCCTCGACGCCCTGAGCCTGTATGTGGTTGGCGTGGTGCTCTCCGCCCTGGGGGCCATGAACGACATCACCGTCACCCAGGCGTCCGTTGTGGAGACCGTTGCCGACAGCCACCCCAGCCTGCCTTTTCGCCGGTTGTATGCCCTGGGCATGCAGGTGGGCGGCGATCATGTCGGGAGCATGGTGACGGTCCTGGTGCTGGGGTACGCCGCTGGCGCCCTCCCCCTGACGCTGCTCCTGCGGGCCAACCAGAGCACGCCCCTGTGGGTCACCCTGAATGGCGAAGCCATGTTCGCGGAACTGACCGGGTTGCTGATCGCCCTGATCATGATGCTGCTCGCGGTCCCGCTCAGCACGGCGCTGGCGGCCTGGTGGCTGGGCCAGCGGCATCACAAGCGGCAGCGTCTGCTGGAAGGCGCCCAGAACAACTGA
- a CDS encoding N-acetylmuramoyl-L-alanine amidase family protein, with amino-acid sequence MVFDLPPGVTYRLTPTADGLRIDVSGAPVLPAVRPALGPSVTAYRSSNTQVWLATPFALARTEGWRASEATLARGTRVLILDFGPTLHGGAGDSLRGLLRAGALVAAPQSAGGSVGRPGSPAVNAAPRPVSSSAPLDAGLTPSDVISSAAGVTPPPTPPALPGQTPGQPSALSGEAPGRLQTGTPLPTPRISTNPGLTRVVLDLPPGARYRMVPSGLGLRVELTGVSAEARSAQNVSPEVRAWRYEPSPEGVTVTLLTGTPVTARSGWRAQLVAPLAGSDRSRLAIDLSPALADLTPLTARERVVAAVPALPASGGAAILALSTQWVKPRVVIDAGHGGRDPGGVGAVVEKQVALDVSLRVRDLLRPAGVEVVMTRETDRELLPDKAADLQARAALGTPGTQLFLSIHVNAMPAASALRGYGVETWWNPNHPLSSAFAALLQTNVIAVTGAFSQGLKNNRALAVLRNSRIPAALIEIGYTSHPVDGLNLQNPNYLDRVALGIAQGVREALVTGVSASGVAGAGK; translated from the coding sequence GTGGTCTTTGACCTCCCGCCGGGCGTGACGTACCGGTTGACCCCCACCGCAGATGGCCTGCGCATCGACGTGTCTGGCGCGCCGGTCCTGCCGGCCGTTCGCCCGGCGCTGGGCCCCAGCGTGACGGCCTACCGGTCTTCAAACACGCAGGTGTGGCTGGCCACGCCCTTTGCGCTCGCGCGGACGGAGGGGTGGCGGGCCAGTGAGGCGACCCTCGCGCGCGGCACACGCGTCCTGATTCTGGATTTTGGCCCCACGCTGCACGGGGGGGCAGGGGACTCCTTACGGGGGCTGCTGCGCGCTGGTGCGTTGGTGGCTGCGCCGCAATCCGCTGGAGGGAGCGTGGGCCGCCCAGGAAGCCCAGCGGTGAACGCCGCGCCCCGCCCCGTGTCGTCCAGCGCGCCGCTCGACGCGGGCCTGACGCCGAGCGACGTCATCTCCTCGGCGGCGGGCGTCACGCCGCCGCCCACCCCTCCGGCCCTGCCGGGGCAGACGCCCGGCCAGCCGAGCGCCCTGAGCGGAGAGGCGCCGGGCCGCCTTCAGACAGGCACCCCGCTGCCGACGCCGCGCATCAGCACGAATCCCGGCTTGACCCGCGTAGTGCTGGACCTGCCGCCCGGCGCGCGGTACCGCATGGTGCCCAGCGGCCTTGGGTTGAGGGTGGAATTGACGGGCGTCAGCGCTGAGGCGCGCTCTGCTCAGAATGTCAGTCCTGAAGTGCGGGCGTGGCGCTATGAACCCTCGCCCGAGGGGGTCACGGTGACGCTGCTCACGGGCACGCCGGTCACCGCGCGCAGTGGCTGGCGCGCCCAACTGGTGGCGCCGCTGGCGGGGTCCGACCGGTCCCGACTGGCCATCGACCTTTCACCCGCCCTGGCGGACCTGACGCCCCTCACCGCCAGGGAGCGCGTGGTGGCCGCCGTACCCGCACTGCCCGCCTCGGGGGGCGCGGCCATCCTGGCGCTGAGCACCCAGTGGGTCAAGCCGCGCGTCGTCATTGACGCGGGGCACGGCGGGCGTGATCCCGGGGGTGTGGGCGCGGTGGTTGAAAAGCAGGTGGCACTGGACGTGTCCCTGCGCGTGCGGGACCTGCTGCGCCCGGCCGGGGTGGAGGTGGTCATGACGCGGGAAACCGACCGGGAGCTCCTGCCGGACAAGGCCGCGGATCTGCAGGCGCGCGCCGCCCTGGGCACGCCCGGCACGCAGCTGTTCCTGAGCATCCACGTGAACGCGATGCCAGCGGCCAGCGCCCTCCGGGGGTACGGCGTGGAAACGTGGTGGAATCCGAACCACCCGCTGTCCAGTGCCTTTGCGGCGTTGCTTCAGACCAACGTGATTGCTGTCACGGGCGCGTTCTCGCAGGGGCTCAAGAACAACCGCGCCCTGGCGGTGCTGCGCAACAGCCGCATTCCGGCCGCCTTGATTGAGATTGGGTACACCAGTCACCCGGTGGACGGCCTGAACCTCCAGAATCCCAACTACCTGGACCGGGTGGCGCTGGGTATCGCGCAGGGCGTTCGGGAAGCGCTGGTGACGGGCGTGAGCGCCAGCGGCGTCGCGGGGGCCGGCAAGTAA
- a CDS encoding DUF3105 domain-containing protein, giving the protein MTRTLLTLTVLLASCSQGEREIEGVTSFKHDGGDHQEGRVHYAQRPPAGGAHHPAWQNCGVYDRPLYDEYAVHSLEHGAVWLTYTPDLPAKQVNALKQLVEGRTHALLSPHDTQTAPVVITAWNKQLHVQDATDARLKRFLQKYEQGGEAPEIGASCSGAYSGTV; this is encoded by the coding sequence ATGACGAGAACGCTGTTGACCTTGACCGTCCTGCTCGCCTCCTGCAGTCAAGGCGAACGTGAGATCGAAGGCGTGACGTCCTTCAAGCACGACGGGGGCGACCACCAGGAAGGCCGCGTCCACTACGCCCAGCGGCCACCGGCGGGCGGCGCGCACCACCCGGCCTGGCAGAACTGCGGCGTGTACGACCGCCCCCTCTACGACGAGTACGCCGTACACAGCCTCGAACACGGCGCCGTGTGGCTCACCTACACGCCGGACCTGCCTGCCAAGCAGGTGAACGCCCTGAAACAGCTGGTGGAGGGCCGCACCCACGCCCTGCTCTCCCCACACGACACCCAGACCGCTCCAGTGGTGATCACCGCGTGGAACAAACAGCTGCACGTGCAGGACGCCACAGACGCGCGCCTGAAGCGGTTTTTGCAGAAGTACGAGCAGGGCGGGGAAGCGCCCGAGATCGGGGCCTCATGCAGCGGCGCGTACAGCGGCACGGTCTGA
- a CDS encoding DUF305 domain-containing protein produces the protein MQRRVQRHGLSLWAGGALAAAVLGVFSAALWPRSPTEGSADVTFARDMSAHHAQAVNMSVTLFDRARDPAVKRLAQDILLTQQAQIGHMGGWLMAWGRPLSGIAAPMAGLHRAHMGLASPEQERALQSLPVDQAETQYLTLMRRHHQGGVTMARGALKRVQRPEVQAFAQRVIVSQASEVRAIEAMLRNRRAGGAPTEEHHTRLEGLDHE, from the coding sequence ATGCAGCGGCGCGTACAGCGGCACGGTCTGAGCCTGTGGGCAGGCGGCGCGCTGGCCGCTGCGGTCCTCGGCGTGTTCTCCGCCGCCCTCTGGCCCCGCTCGCCCACGGAGGGCAGCGCCGACGTGACGTTCGCCCGGGACATGAGCGCGCATCACGCGCAGGCGGTGAACATGAGCGTCACCCTCTTCGACCGCGCCCGGGACCCAGCGGTCAAGCGCCTCGCGCAGGACATCCTCCTCACGCAGCAGGCGCAGATAGGCCACATGGGCGGCTGGCTGATGGCGTGGGGCCGTCCCCTCTCGGGCATCGCAGCGCCCATGGCGGGCCTGCACCGCGCGCACATGGGCCTCGCTTCCCCAGAACAGGAGCGGGCCCTGCAGAGCCTTCCGGTCGATCAGGCTGAAACGCAGTACCTGACCTTGATGCGCCGGCATCACCAGGGCGGCGTGACGATGGCGAGAGGCGCGCTGAAGCGGGTGCAGCGGCCGGAGGTGCAGGCATTCGCCCAGCGGGTGATCGTCTCACAGGCTTCAGAAGTGCGCGCCATCGAGGCCATGCTGCGAAACCGCAGGGCCGGGGGCGCGCCAACAGAAGAGCACCACACCCGTCTGGAGGGCCTGGACCATGAATGA